CCCTTTAAGTCATCCCTTCTCTACACCATCCTTATAAATATCTTTGTCGGCTGAATCAATCGTTTGGGTGATTTTAATCATTGCAATGTGTGTGTGTGTGTGTGTGTTAAACTAAATCGCTTTTTACAAAAAGAATATGTTCATACCCTCGTTCAGAGGGTATAATGATACGCTTTAACAGGAGTGAATATGAATAAGGGAAGGTTATTTGTGCTTATGTCAGCTCTTGCTTTGACATTATTTCTCTTAATGTCGGGGCATTCCGTAAAAGCTTATGACAATGTTACTTACACCCTGCCGTTTCTGGGAGTTAGTACAAACAACGTAGTTTATTGTTTTGCATCCAATGCTTCTACAGACAATGTGTCAGTGGGTGTATCCGTAATGGGCACCTCTGGATCCACTAAACCTGCTCAAGACGTAGCAATGCTCGGCGGTGTTATTATATATGCCAAACAAACCCAAATGATTACATTTACGGGCTCTACAGCAACTCTGGGTTCAGCCGTGGCTGACCTTTCTCAAAATGTAGGTACGAATTCCTCTGACATGTATGGTATCCACCTGACATTCTTCGGTTCATACACAGGAGTTACTACAACAGCAAGGTATTCGCAAATTACTCCAATCATAAATAATGAAGACGGCAATCAATTATTCAACGTTGCTAATGCTTTTCTATGCTCACCTTTACCATATATTGTATTCGGGCCGCAAACAACGACAACCATGTCAAAAAACGGGAAACCAACCGTTGCCGCAAGTTGTTTATCTGTCGGCTTGGCTTGTTATCAAGGTACCACATCACCTAAACGTAACCTTGTAGGTTATACGTGTATGGATACTATCAATACTTTTATAAAACCTCTCAGTTATTAGAGAAAAGGAGAATATAACTATGATTAAGAGAAAATTTATATACATTACAGCGTTGGTTCTTATTGTTGCAGCAGTTACGGTTAACGAGGGGCACAGATATGTCTCCGCTTCCGATAACGTTACATACTTTATGCCTTTTTTGCATACTCATACAAATAATGTGGTTTACTGTGTTGCTACCAACATGTCAACCGACAATGCTACTGTAAGTGTAACCGTTCTTACAAATCCAACCGGTTATACACTTAACTGGACACCGGTAGCGCTTTCTACTGTTGTATATTCAAAGCAGTCGGTTATGCTTACCATGTCCGGAACGTCAGTAACAGGTGGTTCAGGATCCGCAGATATTTCGCCATACGTATCTTCTGGTTCCAACGCATATTCTGCAATGATAACTTTCGCAGGCGCCAATACCAAAGCCTCAACATCAGGTGTATGGTACACCGACTATGTTACAGCAGGTTTCAGAGAATATAATGATAATGCCCGTAAAAATTTTGGGAATTTAGCTCCTATTTATACATTTGCTAAAAGCGCTCAATTAAGAAATGGAACTTACATAGATGTTGACAGTGGCTACACGACAGTACCACTTACCTGTCAGACACTCACTATGGCATGTTTTCAAGGCACCACAACTCCAAGGAGAAACCTTGTAGGTTATATGTGTATGGATACAATAAACTCGGCATATCCACCGAATTCGTACTAAAAAAGCTCAACTGTGGACAGATGCTTTTTCTTTAGGGCAAAGTACTCTGTCCGCAGAATATGGGAAATGTTTACCTGTATTAATAGACTTCCTCGTGAGATCCTATTTCTATTAGCAAGATATCTTTTTCGTTCTTATTACTCTCCACAAAATCAAATATTATACGTAGGTCGTAACCCACACAACATGCCCATGAACCTGTTAACTTCCCTTTGAGTTTATGAGTTGACAAGTTTGGTTTGAATGGGTCATTTATAAGTAAGTCTAAAACTCTTTCAATATCTTTGATTGAATCAGGATTTCTCTTGAGGTGACGTTTCAGGGCCTTTATAAATGTTTTACCCCAAATAAGCTCTCTCATTTATAAAGGTCTTTCATTAAGTCATCAACAGAACCTTTTTTTACTTCTCCATTTAAATAATCTTCTTTTGCTTCTTTGATACTTTCTGCTAATTGGTCACGCCTATGCTCTAACAGCCTGCTGCGAATGATAACAATAAGTTCTTCTTGCTGAGATTCAGACAATGATTCGACAATTTCCAAAGCATCCTGAAATGCTAAATTATGTTGTTTTTGCAAAGAAAACTCCTTAAAGCATTTCAATTATTATATCATAAATTGCCTTTGCAATTAACTCAGTTAATAAAAAACCTTTTACAGGAGTTAAACGTGTGAGCAGTATATTATTTTTCCGCTGAAATATGTTTCCCCTTGCTTTAATACCTCTTTTTATCGATAATGATTCAATGCTATAATAAAGTAGAAACATGAAGTTTAGCGAATTAGTAAGATTACTTGAGGCCGATGGATTTAGGATTGTAAAAGAAAAAGGTTCTATAAGGTATTATAGTAAATCAAGTTGGCCTAAATTGCTTAGAATAGACTATCATGGTTCAAAAGAAGTCCCTAAAGGGACGTGCAATGCTATATTAAAATCAGCAGGTTTAAAGACCGGAGGGATATCATGATAGAATTAGAGTATTCCTTAATAATTGAGGCAACAAAAGAGCCGGACTATTTTGGATTTTACTCCCATGAGTTAGAAGGATTTACAGGGATTGGGCATTCAGTTGAAGATTGTTTGTATAAAGCAAAATATGCAATGAAAGAACATATTGATTTGCTGCGAGAAACTGGCTTACCAATACCACCCAAAAACCTAAATCCGAAAATTATTATCCAGAATGAGCTGGCACAAGATTACCCGGTAATGTCTGTTGTTTAAAGCAGATAATAGATTTTCATAAGAGAACTCAATTAAAAAAGCATTTTAAGTTATTACATTACTACGTTTTAACCCAGCTCATCTTTTATTAACCTTTCAAGGTCGTCATCGTTTAAGTCATCTATGTAATCAAGGTTGTCTGACTTTTTACCTGATATGCCTGTCGTTTCATTACTCTTTGCAGATTCATCATTTGCAAAAAACTCATTTTTCAAATTATCAGATATAGCCCTTATCGTGGGGTAACTAAAGAGAAACCCCACAGGGAGCGCAATGTTAAGCTCTTTTGAAATGAGATTACGAAACTCCACAGTCATTAGAGAATCAAAACCCTGATCCATTAGTGGCTCTTCTATCAAAATATTAGCGTCTCTATCATAGCCAAGTATCCGGTTAACTGCGCCCTTTATATAGGAAACAATAAGTTCTCCCCTGCTTTCGGCGGATGCGGCTCTAAGATTTTTAAGGATGTCCGATTCTGGCACATCTCCAGTATTTAAAATCTCTGGTGAAGCACCATCGGATATTTCCCGGTAGAAATATTCTAAAAATCCTGAGTTTATCCCTTGAGGAAGCCGTGTTAAGTACGTATGCCAATTTATATCTATGACACACGTGTTTGTGTGCTTGTCATAGAGAAGTTTTTCTAAAATTGATAGTCCGTCTTTTACTTCTATTTTGTTAAAGCCAATTGCCTCAGTGTTTTCAGGTCTTTTTGCAGCCATCCCAGTGTTTGCCCAAAGGCCCCAATTAATTACAATAGTCCTGATGCCACAACCTGAGAAATAATGTGCCGCTGAGTTAAGGAAAGCATTAGCGGAGGCGTAGTTAGACTGCCCGGCGCTTCCTAATACAGATGCAGCCGAGGAAAAAAGGACAAAGAAATCAATTTCTCTGTTTTCTATAATATTATAAAGATTCCATGTGCCGGTTACTTTTGGCTCCATAACTTTTCTAAATCTCTCCGCATCCTGATTTACTATCACACTGTCATCTAAAACACCTGCGGCATGAAACACTCCCCGAACCTGCGGCATCTCTGTATCTATAGCTCTAAAGAGCCGCTCAACATCCTCTGTGACAGCAACATCGGCTGACATCACCCTCACAATGACCCCTTGTGCTTCAAGCCGCGATATTTTTTCCCGCGCCTCCACACTTGCCTCATGCCTGCCCGTCAGCACGATATACCGCGCCCCTTTTTCAACAAGCCACTGTGATAACTCAAGACCCAGTGCGCCCAGTCCGCCTGTTATTACGTAGGTTGCGTCATTACGGATAAGCGAGGCTGAAACACTATCTATCTTAAGCACTACCTTGCCAACGTGTTTGGCTGCCGCCATGTATCTATAGGCTGATGAGGCGTCAGTTATCGGAAACACCTTATGAACCAGTGGCTTTAACGCACCTGAGTTTAAATGCGATGTGACTGTTTTTAACGTTTCTTTTATAATGAGAGGCGTTTGCTTCGATACCTCGCCCATATCAAAGCTATGATATGAGACATCAGGCCGGTAACGTTTTACCTCATCAAT
The Nitrospirota bacterium genome window above contains:
- a CDS encoding type II toxin-antitoxin system mRNA interferase toxin, RelE/StbE family yields the protein MRELIWGKTFIKALKRHLKRNPDSIKDIERVLDLLINDPFKPNLSTHKLKGKLTGSWACCVGYDLRIIFDFVESNKNEKDILLIEIGSHEEVY
- a CDS encoding type II toxin-antitoxin system HicA family toxin, encoding MKFSELVRLLEADGFRIVKEKGSIRYYSKSSWPKLLRIDYHGSKEVPKGTCNAILKSAGLKTGGIS
- a CDS encoding type II toxin-antitoxin system HicB family antitoxin, which gives rise to MIELEYSLIIEATKEPDYFGFYSHELEGFTGIGHSVEDCLYKAKYAMKEHIDLLRETGLPIPPKNLNPKIIIQNELAQDYPVMSVV